One genomic window of Psychrobacter cibarius includes the following:
- a CDS encoding enoyl-CoA hydratase/isomerase family protein, which yields MTTAIEGKLEAPVLFSTEPTDCGHLIGIMMLNTPKSLNALSVEMCQLLAQQLEQWQNDDRIVALVLKGAGDKAFCAGGDIRKLYDSMSSDAPLPNPYATEFFGHEYRLYRQMHFYSKPLILWGDGIIMGGGMGLMAGCSHRLVTERTRFAMPEVTIGLFPDASGSWFLQRMPAKTGLFLGLTGAMCNGNDALLANLAEYAVASSDYDAVIQSLKQSDWQVAASRTDKCDNNSAHSIVSRVLAAQPIAELPASKLAIHWQPIQQLMNSGGLGDIDALLQSDAALEKIDTEFANDSWTRRAVDTYRHGCPVTAALTYALYYKVTDLSLEQVLYLEANVAVHCAANPDFKEGVRALLIDKDRNPQWSRSLADCLSSEGQTYIQQHFVNPYAKDAHPLGDWLGDNALGSQSVR from the coding sequence ATGACAACAGCTATAGAAGGCAAACTAGAAGCGCCTGTACTATTCAGCACCGAGCCGACAGATTGTGGTCACCTGATTGGAATAATGATGTTAAACACACCCAAATCTCTTAATGCCCTTAGCGTTGAGATGTGTCAGTTATTAGCCCAGCAGCTAGAGCAGTGGCAAAATGACGATCGGATAGTAGCATTGGTATTAAAAGGCGCAGGCGATAAGGCATTTTGTGCTGGCGGTGATATTCGTAAGCTTTATGACAGTATGTCTAGTGATGCACCGCTACCGAATCCTTACGCGACAGAATTTTTTGGTCATGAATATCGTCTTTATCGGCAGATGCACTTTTATTCCAAACCACTAATACTCTGGGGTGACGGCATTATTATGGGTGGCGGCATGGGCTTGATGGCAGGTTGTAGTCACCGCTTGGTCACAGAGCGCACGCGCTTTGCCATGCCAGAAGTGACTATTGGGCTGTTCCCTGATGCTTCTGGCAGTTGGTTTTTGCAGCGTATGCCAGCTAAGACGGGCTTGTTTTTAGGGTTAACGGGCGCGATGTGTAATGGCAATGATGCGCTATTAGCCAATCTTGCAGAGTATGCCGTCGCCAGTAGTGACTATGATGCCGTCATACAAAGTTTAAAACAGAGTGATTGGCAGGTTGCCGCTAGTCGTACGGATAAATGCGATAACAATAGTGCTCATAGTATCGTTAGCCGTGTGCTTGCAGCGCAACCAATTGCCGAGTTGCCTGCTAGTAAATTGGCAATCCATTGGCAACCTATCCAGCAGTTGATGAACAGCGGCGGACTTGGTGATATCGATGCTTTATTACAAAGTGATGCAGCACTCGAAAAAATAGATACAGAGTTTGCTAATGATAGCTGGACGCGGCGAGCAGTAGACACTTATCGCCATGGCTGCCCAGTGACTGCGGCGTTGACCTATGCGCTTTATTATAAAGTCACTGACTTATCGCTAGAGCAAGTTCTGTATTTAGAAGCCAATGTAGCCGTACATTGTGCCGCCAATCCTGACTTTAAGGAAGGGGTACGTGCGCTGCTCATTGATAAAGATCGTAATCCACAATGGTCGCGTTCACTAGCAGACTGCCTGAGTAGCGAAGGGCAGACGTACATACAGCAGCATTTTGTGAATCCTTATGCTAAAGATGCGCATCCGTTAGGCGATTGGTTGGGTGATAATGCTTTAGGCAGTCAGTCTGTGCGTTAA
- a CDS encoding 4'-phosphopantetheinyl transferase superfamily protein, producing the protein MMPSSILNLTHVQYTQLDPATWCATAQVSERSFLNFKRLWDELLWSSANNISQVNFQKFYELNWHYCLSPVSLSTREMAQHQRRLQRKGVRLLLQQLLAELKLRDTLDESNFPYRLSSSEYYVCFSHTGSKNHDINQNTVQTINKSLNSKVTVVISRHRPIGIDIETNHVAWHVAHRFYSKHEIAALQALSPLQRETIAKLLWQIKESFIKIYQYKLAQGLGVDYSYLIADLIHAIREPSPLMVIADIKSDYRIAVLSAQQTIVIF; encoded by the coding sequence ATGATGCCAAGCTCTATCTTAAACCTGACCCATGTCCAATATACCCAGCTCGATCCTGCAACGTGGTGCGCCACTGCACAAGTGAGCGAGCGTTCATTCCTCAACTTCAAAAGACTGTGGGATGAATTACTGTGGTCATCCGCTAACAATATATCGCAAGTAAATTTTCAGAAATTTTACGAGCTTAATTGGCATTACTGCCTGTCACCAGTAAGTTTATCAACACGTGAAATGGCGCAGCATCAACGTCGCCTACAACGCAAAGGCGTTCGATTATTGCTACAACAATTACTGGCTGAGCTAAAGTTGCGCGATACTTTGGATGAGTCAAATTTCCCGTATCGGCTTAGCAGCAGTGAATATTACGTATGCTTTAGTCATACAGGCAGCAAGAATCATGATATTAATCAAAATACTGTTCAGACAATCAATAAATCATTGAACAGTAAAGTAACAGTGGTCATTAGTCGTCACCGTCCCATTGGTATTGATATTGAAACCAATCATGTAGCATGGCACGTAGCACATCGGTTTTACTCTAAGCATGAAATAGCTGCTTTACAAGCACTATCACCACTTCAGCGTGAGACTATCGCTAAATTACTATGGCAAATAAAAGAAAGTTTTATCAAAATTTATCAATACAAACTGGCACAAGGGTTAGGAGTAGATTACTCCTACCTGATTGCTGATTTGATTCATGCTATTAGAGAACCATCACCTTTAATGGTCATAGCAGACATTAAGTCCGATTACCGTATCGCGGTATTGTCAGCGCAACAAACCATCGTTATTTTCTAG
- a CDS encoding CoA-acylating methylmalonate-semialdehyde dehydrogenase: MHHVQQLINGQFVDSNTSEWIDITDPATQEVIAKVPQTTDDEINQAVAAAQKAFQTWRKTPITTRARIFLKYQALIRDHMDELAEILTAEQGKTIADARGDVFRGLEVVEHAAGIANLQIGDFVENVASGVDTYSIWQPLGVCAGITPFNFPAMIPLWMFPMAIATGNTFILKPSEQDPMVTMRLVELAVEAGLPEGVLNVVHGGKATVDAICDHPDIKAVSFVGSTNVGKHVYERASQSGKRAQCMMGAKNHGVILPDANKEQTLNQLAGAAFGAAGQRCMALSVVVLVGAAGEWIDDIKAKAEGLIVSAGKHDKDLGPLISPAAKARVEHLIGTGVEEGASLILDGRGITVEGYEQGNFVGPTIFDNVTADMQIYKEEIFGPVLCIMRANSLDEAIELLNANPHGNGTAIFTQSGAAAHKFQQDIQVGQIGINLPIPVPLPMFSFSGSRASKLGDLGPYGKQAVQFYTQTKTVTARWFDDEASRGVNTTISI, from the coding sequence ATGCACCACGTTCAGCAGCTTATAAATGGTCAATTTGTTGATTCTAATACCAGCGAATGGATTGATATTACCGATCCTGCTACTCAAGAAGTCATCGCCAAAGTCCCACAAACCACAGATGATGAAATCAATCAAGCGGTCGCTGCCGCTCAAAAGGCATTTCAAACGTGGCGCAAAACACCGATTACCACACGTGCCCGTATCTTTTTAAAGTATCAAGCACTGATACGCGATCATATGGATGAGTTAGCAGAAATCCTGACCGCAGAGCAGGGCAAGACTATTGCTGATGCACGCGGTGATGTGTTCCGTGGTTTAGAAGTAGTTGAGCATGCAGCGGGTATTGCCAACTTACAGATTGGTGACTTCGTTGAAAACGTTGCTTCAGGCGTGGATACCTATAGTATTTGGCAGCCACTGGGTGTTTGTGCAGGCATCACGCCGTTTAACTTCCCAGCGATGATTCCACTGTGGATGTTCCCAATGGCGATTGCCACGGGTAATACTTTTATCTTAAAACCTTCTGAGCAAGACCCAATGGTAACTATGCGTCTGGTTGAGCTAGCCGTTGAGGCAGGTTTACCTGAAGGCGTGCTAAACGTCGTGCATGGCGGTAAAGCAACGGTTGATGCGATTTGTGACCACCCAGATATCAAAGCGGTTTCGTTTGTTGGTTCGACCAACGTTGGTAAACACGTTTATGAGCGTGCCAGTCAATCAGGAAAACGTGCGCAGTGTATGATGGGCGCAAAAAATCATGGCGTTATCCTGCCAGATGCCAATAAAGAGCAAACGCTAAATCAGCTAGCAGGTGCTGCATTTGGTGCTGCTGGTCAGCGCTGTATGGCGCTATCTGTCGTTGTCCTTGTCGGTGCAGCCGGTGAATGGATTGATGATATCAAGGCCAAAGCTGAGGGTTTAATCGTTTCAGCAGGTAAGCATGATAAAGATCTGGGTCCATTGATTTCTCCTGCGGCAAAAGCGCGTGTTGAGCATTTGATTGGTACGGGGGTAGAAGAAGGGGCGAGCTTGATACTTGATGGTCGTGGCATTACGGTTGAAGGTTATGAACAGGGTAATTTTGTTGGTCCAACTATTTTTGATAATGTCACTGCAGATATGCAAATCTACAAAGAAGAAATCTTTGGACCTGTCCTGTGTATCATGCGTGCCAATAGCTTAGATGAAGCGATTGAGCTGCTCAATGCCAACCCACATGGTAATGGTACGGCTATCTTCACTCAGTCAGGGGCTGCTGCGCATAAATTTCAACAAGATATCCAAGTCGGTCAAATCGGTATTAACTTGCCGATTCCTGTGCCACTACCGATGTTCTCATTCTCAGGCTCACGTGCTAGTAAGCTTGGTGATTTGGGTCCTTATGGTAAGCAAGCAGTGCAGTTTTATACCCAAACTAAGACGGTTACGGCGCGCTGGTTTGATGATGAAGCAAGTCGCGGTGTTAATACGACTATTTCAATTTAA
- the mmsB gene encoding 3-hydroxyisobutyrate dehydrogenase, translated as MNTKDVNVTSSDTTKPNIAFIGLGNMGAPMAENFLKAGYTLSVYDLSAEATTRLQQAGANVADSPKDAARHAQVVISMLPAGKHVHSVYLGDNGADGLLAELPKGTLVIDSSTIAAADARTVAEAASKLGIDFLDAPVSGGTGGAIAGTLTFIVGGSTDAFAKAEPILAVMGKNIFHAGEHGAGQVAKICNNMLLGILMAGTAEAINLGVKNGLDPKVLSDIMLQSSGRNWTLEVYNPYPQVMENVPSSNGYQGGFMSKLMQKDLNLAMQTAEDTQVETPMGAKATELYAAHTVENGDRDFSSIMARHDSSVLT; from the coding sequence ATGAATACAAAGGATGTGAATGTCACCAGTAGCGATACTACTAAGCCAAATATCGCCTTTATTGGGCTTGGTAATATGGGCGCACCGATGGCAGAGAACTTTTTAAAAGCAGGTTATACGTTATCGGTTTATGATTTATCCGCAGAGGCGACCACGCGCTTGCAACAAGCGGGTGCTAATGTAGCAGATAGTCCTAAAGACGCTGCACGTCATGCACAGGTCGTTATCAGTATGTTGCCTGCTGGCAAGCACGTCCATTCAGTCTATCTAGGAGATAATGGCGCTGACGGTCTACTTGCAGAGTTACCGAAAGGTACTTTAGTCATTGATAGCAGTACCATTGCAGCGGCTGATGCAAGAACAGTGGCGGAGGCGGCAAGCAAGCTTGGCATAGACTTCTTAGATGCCCCAGTCTCTGGTGGTACGGGCGGTGCTATCGCTGGTACGTTAACCTTTATAGTCGGTGGCAGCACTGATGCCTTTGCCAAAGCTGAGCCGATACTGGCTGTGATGGGCAAAAATATCTTTCATGCAGGCGAGCATGGCGCAGGACAAGTGGCAAAAATCTGTAATAACATGCTGTTAGGTATTCTGATGGCAGGAACGGCAGAAGCAATTAATCTGGGCGTCAAAAACGGTCTCGATCCAAAAGTGCTATCGGATATCATGCTACAAAGCTCAGGTCGCAACTGGACGTTAGAGGTCTACAACCCTTATCCGCAAGTGATGGAAAATGTCCCCTCTAGCAATGGCTACCAAGGCGGCTTTATGAGTAAGCTGATGCAAAAAGATCTTAACCTTGCCATGCAGACTGCTGAAGATACTCAGGTAGAGACGCCGATGGGCGCTAAAGCGACTGAGCTTTATGCTGCACATACTGTCGAGAATGGTGATAGAGATTTCTCGAGCATTATGGCGCGTCATGACAGCTCTGTATTGACTTAA
- a CDS encoding enoyl-CoA hydratase gives MTDYTNLKLSINGHIATLTLNNPPAHTWTMDSLQALKQLVTDLNTNDEVYALIVHGDGEKFFSAGADLNNFADGDKGRAISMAIAFGEAFEALSAYRGVSIAVINGYAMGGGLECALACDIRIAEDHAQMALPETGVGLLPCAGGTQNLTALVGEGWAKRMILCGERVDANTALRIGLVEEVTAKGGGLLAAQALAQKVAKQSPVAVSYSKALIQAARHTPPAQNLIHEREAFVKLFDTKDQREGVQAFLEKRKPVWKNK, from the coding sequence ATGACGGATTATACCAACTTAAAACTATCAATTAATGGTCATATTGCGACGCTAACCCTAAATAACCCACCTGCTCATACGTGGACGATGGATAGTCTACAGGCGCTTAAGCAACTGGTCACTGACCTCAATACCAATGATGAGGTATATGCACTAATTGTTCATGGCGATGGCGAGAAGTTCTTTTCAGCAGGCGCTGATTTAAATAATTTTGCCGATGGTGATAAAGGCCGCGCGATCAGTATGGCGATCGCCTTTGGTGAAGCATTTGAGGCACTGTCAGCCTATCGCGGCGTTAGTATAGCGGTTATCAATGGTTATGCGATGGGCGGTGGTCTTGAATGTGCGCTCGCTTGTGATATCCGTATCGCAGAAGACCATGCCCAAATGGCATTGCCTGAGACTGGCGTCGGTTTGTTACCTTGTGCTGGCGGTACGCAAAATCTAACAGCTTTAGTAGGTGAAGGCTGGGCGAAGCGCATGATATTATGCGGTGAGCGCGTCGATGCGAACACTGCCTTGCGTATTGGTTTGGTTGAAGAAGTCACTGCAAAAGGTGGCGGTTTATTAGCAGCACAAGCACTGGCGCAAAAAGTTGCTAAGCAATCACCAGTTGCCGTCAGTTATTCCAAAGCGCTTATTCAAGCAGCAAGACACACACCGCCTGCGCAAAATCTTATCCATGAGCGTGAAGCCTTCGTTAAATTATTTGATACCAAAGATCAGCGTGAAGGCGTGCAAGCATTTTTAGAGAAGCGTAAGCCCGTTTGGAAAAATAAATAA
- a CDS encoding acyl-CoA dehydrogenase family protein has product MDFSLTDDQIAFRQTARQFAQKELKPNAAEWDRTSHFPIDVIKKSGELGFLGLYTNPDYDGLGLPRLDSAMVFEELAWGDTAVAAYMSIHNMAGWMIGEFGSDALCKKYLPNMVSGEWLGSYCLTEPNAGSDAASLRTKADKQGEHYILNGEKTFISGAGSTDVLVVMARTGGAGPKGVSAFVVDADSAGIEYGKNEHKMGWKAQPTRTISFKDVKVPVENLIGEEGQGFRIAMKGLDGGRINIGICAVGTAQAALETATNYVQERSQFGSPIASLQAVQFKLADMLTQTITARQMLYLAASKVDNNDAQASTYCAMAKRLSTDLCFDVANEALQLHGGYGYLNEYPLERHVRDLRVHQILEGTNEIMRVIVSRQLLQDNALSQLR; this is encoded by the coding sequence ATGGATTTTTCATTAACCGATGACCAAATTGCCTTTCGCCAAACCGCTAGACAGTTTGCCCAAAAAGAGCTAAAGCCCAATGCTGCTGAATGGGATCGTACTTCGCATTTCCCAATTGATGTGATTAAAAAATCAGGCGAGCTCGGCTTTTTAGGGTTATATACCAACCCTGACTATGATGGCTTGGGTCTGCCGCGTCTAGATTCTGCGATGGTGTTTGAGGAGTTAGCATGGGGTGATACGGCTGTTGCTGCTTATATGAGTATTCATAACATGGCTGGCTGGATGATTGGTGAGTTTGGCAGTGATGCGCTGTGCAAAAAATATTTGCCAAATATGGTTAGTGGTGAATGGCTGGGCAGCTATTGTCTAACGGAACCTAATGCCGGTTCTGATGCCGCATCACTGCGTACCAAAGCCGATAAGCAAGGCGAGCATTATATTCTTAACGGCGAAAAAACCTTTATCTCAGGCGCAGGCTCCACCGATGTGTTGGTCGTTATGGCTCGTACGGGCGGCGCAGGCCCAAAAGGGGTTTCTGCATTTGTGGTAGACGCTGACAGTGCTGGTATCGAATACGGCAAAAACGAGCATAAAATGGGCTGGAAAGCACAGCCAACGCGGACGATTAGCTTTAAAGACGTCAAAGTGCCAGTAGAAAACCTCATCGGCGAGGAAGGCCAAGGTTTTCGTATTGCTATGAAAGGCTTAGATGGCGGCCGGATTAATATTGGTATCTGTGCAGTAGGGACAGCGCAAGCGGCGCTTGAGACAGCGACCAATTACGTGCAAGAGCGTAGCCAGTTTGGCAGCCCGATTGCTAGCCTACAAGCAGTACAGTTTAAGCTTGCTGATATGCTGACTCAAACTATCACTGCACGGCAAATGCTCTATTTGGCAGCTAGCAAAGTCGATAATAATGATGCACAGGCCTCTACTTATTGTGCAATGGCAAAGCGTTTGTCTACTGACTTGTGTTTCGATGTCGCCAATGAAGCTCTGCAACTACACGGTGGCTACGGTTATCTCAATGAGTATCCGCTTGAACGTCATGTGCGAGATTTGCGGGTCCATCAAATCTTAGAAGGTACCAATGAGATTATGCGCGTGATTGTCTCGCGTCAGCTCTTACAAGATAATGCGTTAAGCCAGTTACGCTAA
- the pal gene encoding peptidoglycan-associated lipoprotein Pal, whose translation MSTSFSKIAALAVLSSAVALTTGCATKRATSEVVVAPLGIPGGQVGYTGAVIVDNSSAVIMGAENLQAVVYFAFDSSEITSQAASILNQHASLLNSNPAASVVIAGNTDDRGSREYNMALGERRAAAARDYLATQGVAVNNIRVISYGEERPAAAGNTEEAYALNRRAELSY comes from the coding sequence ATGTCAACCAGTTTTTCTAAGATCGCAGCCCTCGCTGTATTATCAAGCGCTGTGGCACTAACCACAGGTTGTGCGACCAAACGTGCTACCTCTGAAGTCGTGGTTGCCCCACTAGGTATCCCAGGTGGTCAAGTTGGATACACTGGCGCAGTCATCGTAGATAACTCAAGCGCGGTTATTATGGGCGCTGAAAACCTACAGGCGGTTGTTTACTTTGCTTTTGATAGCAGCGAAATTACTTCACAAGCAGCAAGCATTCTTAATCAACATGCCAGCTTGCTCAACTCAAATCCAGCAGCCAGCGTTGTTATCGCAGGTAACACTGATGATCGTGGTAGCCGTGAATACAACATGGCACTAGGTGAGCGCCGTGCTGCTGCAGCACGTGATTACCTTGCTACTCAAGGCGTCGCAGTAAACAATATCCGCGTCATCAGCTATGGTGAAGAGCGCCCTGCTGCCGCTGGTAATACTGAAGAAGCTTATGCACTAAATCGCCGTGCTGAATTGTCTTACTAA
- a CDS encoding propionate--CoA ligase — protein sequence MSEQTATSVTNQSSEQAQTSQALSNTTQTFAEIYQSSIENKEQFWAEQAKRVYWHKEPEQILDDSNLPFAQWYVGGETNLCYNCVDRHLAERAEQDAFIWLSSEINQELIETFPAVVDAFKDLGNNVELYTDYTKRRLTYNDLYKEVNYFADVLQRHGIGKGDRVVIYMPMILEAAYAMLACARIGAVHSVVFGGFAAHNLAIRMDDAEAKMVITVDAGLRGGKVINYKNLVNQGVEQATVKPEHVLVINRGILPFEPKNIDVDYATQRRISCEANAIVEPVWLESNTPSYLLYTSGTTGTPKGVQRDTGGHAVALTTSMDYIYDGKAGETFWAISDIGWAVGHSYTIYAPLLAGMTSVMYEGLPHRPNPGIWWRIVEANKVNILFTAPTGVRMLKKQDETWMTRYDVSSVKSFFLAGEPLDESTANWLTKHLGVPILDHYWQTESGWPILSNTPKFNHKPHKQGSPGYPMYGYDAHVINEETGEPCKAGEKGLLAIRAPLPPGCLTTVWRNDERFISSYFGLFDGKQYSTSDYAVTDEEGYFYILGRTDDVINVAGHRIGTQEIEEAISTHPEMAECAVVGIHDELKGELPIAFCVLRDHEQVTTTENRFRIEQQVIGAVVKSLGGIARPAAIYFPQALPKTRSGKILRRAIRALAEGNETGDMSTLDNPTAIEAIKQSMKDY from the coding sequence ATGAGCGAGCAAACCGCCACTTCAGTGACCAACCAATCGTCAGAGCAAGCTCAGACTTCTCAAGCGTTATCTAATACCACTCAAACCTTTGCTGAGATTTATCAGTCTTCTATTGAAAATAAAGAGCAGTTTTGGGCAGAGCAAGCAAAGCGTGTCTATTGGCATAAAGAGCCTGAACAAATCCTTGATGACAGCAATCTGCCATTTGCGCAGTGGTATGTCGGTGGCGAGACCAATCTTTGCTATAACTGTGTGGATCGCCATCTTGCAGAGCGCGCAGAGCAGGATGCTTTTATCTGGTTATCCTCTGAGATTAACCAAGAGTTAATCGAAACCTTTCCTGCAGTCGTCGATGCGTTTAAAGACTTGGGTAATAACGTTGAGCTTTATACGGACTATACCAAGCGTCGTCTGACCTATAATGACCTATATAAAGAAGTCAATTATTTTGCTGATGTGCTACAGCGTCATGGTATTGGCAAGGGCGATCGCGTTGTCATTTACATGCCGATGATTCTAGAAGCCGCTTATGCCATGTTGGCTTGCGCTCGTATCGGTGCGGTACATTCGGTGGTATTTGGTGGTTTTGCGGCTCATAACTTAGCCATTCGCATGGATGATGCCGAAGCGAAAATGGTCATCACGGTGGATGCAGGTTTGCGCGGTGGTAAAGTTATTAATTATAAAAATCTTGTCAATCAAGGGGTCGAGCAAGCAACAGTTAAACCCGAGCATGTATTGGTCATTAATCGTGGCATTTTACCATTTGAGCCAAAAAATATTGATGTTGATTATGCAACCCAGCGCCGTATCAGCTGTGAAGCCAATGCGATTGTCGAGCCAGTTTGGCTTGAGTCAAATACGCCATCATATTTACTTTATACCTCAGGCACTACGGGTACGCCAAAAGGTGTGCAACGTGATACCGGTGGTCACGCGGTTGCGTTAACGACGTCGATGGACTATATCTACGATGGCAAGGCGGGCGAGACATTTTGGGCGATATCAGATATCGGCTGGGCGGTTGGGCATTCTTACACCATTTACGCACCATTGCTGGCGGGCATGACGAGTGTGATGTATGAAGGTCTACCGCATCGCCCCAACCCCGGTATTTGGTGGCGAATTGTCGAAGCAAACAAGGTCAATATCTTATTCACGGCACCGACGGGTGTCCGTATGCTGAAAAAACAAGATGAGACATGGATGACACGCTATGATGTCTCCAGCGTAAAATCCTTCTTTTTGGCAGGTGAACCACTGGATGAATCGACAGCCAACTGGCTGACTAAGCATTTAGGTGTGCCAATTTTAGACCATTATTGGCAAACAGAGTCTGGCTGGCCCATTCTGAGTAACACGCCCAAATTCAATCATAAGCCGCACAAACAAGGCTCACCTGGTTATCCCATGTATGGTTATGATGCGCATGTCATTAATGAAGAAACTGGCGAACCTTGTAAAGCTGGCGAAAAAGGACTGCTCGCGATTCGTGCACCATTGCCGCCCGGTTGTCTGACCACGGTATGGCGAAATGACGAACGCTTTATTAGCAGTTATTTTGGTCTGTTTGATGGCAAGCAATATTCAACCTCAGACTATGCCGTGACTGATGAGGAGGGTTATTTTTATATTTTAGGCCGCACTGATGATGTGATTAACGTCGCCGGTCATCGTATTGGCACGCAAGAAATTGAAGAAGCGATTAGTACGCATCCAGAGATGGCAGAATGTGCGGTTGTGGGTATTCATGATGAATTGAAAGGAGAGTTGCCGATAGCCTTTTGTGTGCTGAGAGATCATGAACAAGTCACAACCACCGAAAATCGTTTCCGTATTGAGCAGCAGGTCATCGGTGCTGTGGTCAAATCCCTTGGCGGTATCGCAAGGCCAGCGGCAATTTATTTCCCGCAAGCACTACCAAAAACGCGCTCTGGCAAAATCTTACGTCGAGCCATTCGTGCTTTAGCAGAAGGCAACGAAACAGGAGATATGTCAACGCTTGATAATCCAACAGCGATTGAGGCGATTAAGCAGTCTATGAAAGACTACTAA
- a CDS encoding IclR family transcriptional regulator, with amino-acid sequence MPKVSSITRVLEIIEAVSYASKPLSPLELSQELDIPKPTIHRLIQNLLDEGFVTVDIGGGIIPGKRVRNLGVELWQQRLFFNERQMILQKLVDELKETCGIGVPYQMNMIYTNRANTTLPIQIYLPVGAKSPMWCTATGKLYLSQLPRTSRDKILQNLSLDKFTKNTITDIDALNAELDRIAETGIGIDNEEFISEMVAIAVPIRDRKSRYLASLYLHAPTIRVSLDDLLTHVPRLQKAAQDIQSLVYDLPS; translated from the coding sequence ATGCCTAAAGTATCGTCGATTACCCGTGTGTTAGAGATTATCGAGGCGGTGTCCTATGCCTCAAAACCGCTCTCGCCACTTGAGCTATCGCAAGAGCTTGATATTCCCAAGCCGACCATTCATCGATTGATTCAAAATCTGCTCGATGAAGGGTTTGTGACTGTGGATATTGGCGGCGGCATTATACCGGGCAAGCGAGTACGAAACTTGGGTGTTGAGCTTTGGCAGCAGCGATTGTTCTTTAATGAGCGACAAATGATTTTGCAAAAGCTGGTTGATGAGCTAAAAGAGACCTGCGGGATCGGTGTGCCTTATCAGATGAATATGATCTATACCAACCGTGCAAATACGACCTTGCCGATACAGATTTATTTGCCAGTGGGCGCAAAATCACCAATGTGGTGTACAGCGACTGGTAAGCTGTATTTAAGTCAGTTGCCGCGCACAAGCCGCGACAAAATACTGCAAAACCTTTCATTGGATAAGTTTACCAAAAATACGATCACCGATATCGATGCGCTAAACGCTGAGCTTGATCGCATCGCTGAAACAGGTATCGGTATCGATAATGAGGAGTTTATCTCTGAGATGGTCGCAATCGCCGTACCGATACGGGATAGAAAGTCGCGCTACCTTGCTTCGCTATATCTTCATGCACCGACCATACGAGTGTCTTTAGATGATCTCTTAACCCATGTCCCACGACTGCAAAAAGCAGCGCAAGATATTCAGTCTCTAGTCTATGACCTACCCAGCTAG